The Actinomadura graeca nucleotide sequence CACCTCCGGCCTCAGCCTGCGCGACGACCTCGTCCACCCGGCGACCGCCACCGGCGCCGACATCGCCGGGCTGGACTGGGTGCTGGTCGTCGACGAGGCCCGGCGCCCGCTGGGGTGGACGCGGGGCGCCGAGGCCGCCGGCCCGCTCGGCGAGGAGGCGCTGGCGCCGGTCGGCGCGACGTTCGAGGTCGGCACCGACTCGGTGCGCGGCGCCCTCGACGCGGCCGTGCTGTCCCCGTCCGGGCTCGCGGTCGGGGTCGACGGGGGCGGTGCCGTCGTCGGCGTCACCGGCGGGGCCGAGCTGCTCGCCGTGCCCACGCACGGGGCGGGCCACCGCCGCCCGGGCGATCCCCGGACGCCCGCGGCGGACGACGCCGGGCCCGTGTCCGGGAACGGGAACGGGGTCTCGGGCTGATGGACATCGACTGGGGCTGGATCGGCGACCACACCGACACCCTCACCGACCACGCGCTCGTCCACCTGCGGCTCGCGCTGCTGCCGGTGCTGTTCGGGCTGCTGATCTCGCTGCCGCTCGGCATCCTGTGCCGCCGCTGGGGCTGGCTCTACCCGCCGCTGCTGACCGCCTCCAACGTGTTCTACGCGATCCCGTCGCTGGCCCTCTTCATGATCTTCATCCAGTACACCGGGCTGGAAGCGGCCACGGTCATGATCCCGCTGACCCTCTACAGCCTGTCGGTCCTCATCCCGAACGTGGTGGACGGCCTGGCCTCGGTCTCCGAGCCCGTCCGGCAGGCGGCCACCGCGATGGGGTTCGGGACGCTGCGGCGCCTGCTGCGGGTCGAGCTGCCCATCGCGGTGCCGATCGTGATCGCCGGGGTGCGGGTCGCCGCGGTCTCCTCCATCAGCCTCGTCGCCGTGGGCCAGCTCATCGGCCAGGGCGGGCTCGGCTACGACATCATCCGCGGCTACCAGCTGCAGTTCCAGACCCAGATCATCGCCGCCTCGGTGCTGATCGTCGCGCTGGCCCTCGTCACCGACGCGATCCTGGTCACCGTCCAGCGGCTGCTCACCCCCTGGGCCCGGGCGCGCGGGAGGGCGTCATGAACGACCTGTGGAACCAGATCGACCTGTCCTGGACGTGGCTGACCGCCTCGTCCCAGTGGCACGGCGAGGACGGCATCCCGCACCGGCTGCTCCAGCACCTCTACTACAGCGGGGTCGCGCTGCTGTTCGCCGCGCTGATCGGCCTCGCGCTCGGCCTGCTCGTCGGGCACACCGGCCGGGGCGGCTTCCTGGCGATCAGCGTGGCCAACATCGCCCGCGCGATCCCCACGTTCGGCCTGGTGCTGTTCATCGTGGTCATCGAGTACAGCATCACCCCGGTGCTGATCGCGCTCGTCGCCCTCGCCGTGCCCCCGATCCTCGTCAACACCTTCGAGGGACTCCGCGGCGTCGATCCCGACGCCAAGGACGCCGCGCGGGGCGTCGGCATGTCGGAGTGGGAGGTGCTGTGGCGGGCGGAGGTGCCGATGGCCCTGCCGCTCATCCTGCTGGGCCTGCGGACGTCCGCGATCCAGGTCGTGGCCACCGCCACCATCGCCGCCTACCCCGGCTTCGGCGGGCTCGGCCGCTACATCATCGACGGCCTCGCACGCAACGACTACCAGCTGGTCGTCGGAGGAACGGTCCTCGTCGTGCTGCTCGCCGTCCTCGTCCAGCTGATCTTCGCGGCGCTGCGCCGCCTCGTCGTGTCGCCGGGCCTGCTGGGCTCGGCCCGTTCGTCCTGAACGGCCCAGAGAAAAAGGAATGACAATGAAGAACATCATCCGTGGAGCGGCCCTCGGCCTCGTGGCGGTCCTGGCGCTGTCGGGCTGCGGCGGAGGGGACGACGGCGGCGACGGCAACCCGCTGTCCGGCGGTGGCGAGAAGGGCACCATCACCGTCGGCGGGGCCAACTTCCCCGAGAGCGGCCTCATCGGCGAGCTGTACGCGCAGGCGCTGGAGGCCAAGGGCCTGAAGGTCCAGCGCAAGTTCAACATCGGCGCCCGCGAGATCTACTACGACCAGGTCGTCAAGGGCGGCATCAGCGTGATGCCCGAGTACAACGGCGCGCTGCTCACCACGTCGGTGGACAAGTCCAGCACCGCGGCCACCACCGAGGAGATCAACGCCGCGCTCAAGGCCAAGCTGCCGCCGAGCGTCGAGATCCTGGACTCGGCCAAGGCGGAGGACAAGGACTCCGTCACCGTCAACCCCCAGACCGCGTCCAAGTACAAGCTGAAGTCGATCGCGGATCTGAAGCCGGTCGCGGGGCAGCTCATCATCGCGGGCCCGTCCGAGTTCAAGACCCGCCAGCAGGGCCTCGTCGGCCTCAAGGCCAAGTACGGGCTGGAGTTCAAGAAGTTCCAGCCGTTCGACGCCGGGGCGCAGGCCACGCTCGTCAAGCTGCTGACCGAGGACAAGGTGCAGGCCGCCGACCTGTTCACCACCGACCCGACCATCCAGCAGAAGAAGCTCGTCGTGCTCGAAGACCCGCAGAACGTCTTCAGCGCCCAGAACGTGACACCGCTCGTCAACAAGACCGCCGTGAACACCGAGGCCCGGACGGCACTGAACGCCGTCTCGGCCAAGCTCACCACCCAGGACCTCCTGGACATGATGAAGCGCGTCGCCATCGACAAGGACGACCAGGAGACGGTCGCCAAGGACTGGCTGAAGAAGTCCGGCCTCGCCTGACGCAAGACGGCCGAGTCCCCGTAGGCGCCCGCCCCGCACGGGCGCCTACGGGGACGGTCACGCGGGTACCGCGGGCACCGCCCCGATCGGGCCGGTGCTCAGTACCAGGTGGTGCACGCGAACTGCTCGATGCCGACGTTGCTCCCGCAGGCCCGCATCCTCCACGCGGGATCCGGCGAGGTGAAGTGGAACTTGGTGGCCTTGTCGTCCCCGTTCGAGGTCCGGAACGGCCCGCACTGGAGCCAGGTGCGGCCGTGGTCGAAGCTCACGTCCATCCAGAGGTACTTCCCCTTGCCCGCCCTGTTCGGAGGGAAGTGTCCCCACACCACCTTCTTGCCGTTCGCGTTGGATTTGCCTTCCTCCAGCTTCACGGCCCCGCCGCCGGGCACCGCCACCTGGCGGACCGTCCGCAGATGAGTCGTGTTCGGGTGGGGCCAGGTCCAGCTGTCGCAGTCCTTGACCGAGGCGGTCGCCGGGGTCGCGGTCGTGGCCGGGGCGGCGGCCACCAGTGGCGCCGCCACGAGCAGGGTGAGGGCCGCGGACCTCACCGTGAACGTCGTCTTCCTGCGGCCCGGGGCGCCCCCGCCGTTCGCGTGGCGCCGGGGCCGGTCGATGGTGGTCCAGGTGGCCATCGGTCTCCTCGCTTTCGTCGCGTTCCGTTCTCCGCCGCTACCCGCGGTGACGGTCACGACTCTGCGGCGCCCGACGGCCCGGGCGCATGAGGCGGCCGGCTCAATCCGTCCCGCCCGGTGCCCGGACGGGACGGCGCGAGATCAGTCCGTGCCGAGACCCGCGTCGCGCGCGCGGGCGACGGCCTGCGCGCGGCAGTCGACCTGGAGCTTGTCGAAGATGTGCCCGATGTGATTGCGGACGGTCTTCTCCGCGACGACCAGCTCCCGCGCGATGCGGTGGTTGTTGTGCCCGCGTGCCACCAGGTCGAGCACCTCGCGCTCGCGGGCGGTGAGCATCGGCAGGACCTGCGGGGCCCCGGCGGGCCCGAGGCCGGAGAGCAGGGCGCCGATGCGCTCGGCGATGTGAGGGCCGAACGCCGCGCCGCCCGTCGCGACCGTGCGGACCGCGTGCAGCACCGTGTCCCGTCCGGCGCCCTTGAGCAGGAAGCCGCGGGCCCCCGCGCGCAGGGCGTGCAGGAGGCTGTCGTCGTCGCACATGGTCAGGATCAGCACCGGCACGCCGGGCGCGCGCTCGGCGAGGGTGCGGGTGGCCTCGATGCCGGAGGCGCCGGGAAGCATGATGTCCATCAGCACGACGTCGGGCCGGTGGAGCTCGACCGCGTCGGGCACCTCGGCGGCGGTGTCGGCCTCGGCGACCACCCGGATGTCGTCGCTGCTGTCGAGCGCGGCGCGCAGGCCGGAGCGGAACAGCGGATGGTCGTCCACGATCAGGACACGGACGGTCGGCTCGGCGTCCACAGAGGTCATACTAAGGGTGACCGGCCGCGACCGTAGGTGACATCCTGGGGATGGAATGCGGTCCGGGACGGCAGGCGACCCTGAGGCACTGGTCCCACGCGCCTGGGGCGGCGGGCGGGCGAGTGTGGAAGACGTCCCTGGCCAGGCTCAGGAAGGACACCGGTATGTCGCTCCTTGTGCCGGACCGAACGGAGAGGGGCCTGCCGAACCGGGAGCTCCTCGCCGCGGCGGCGACCTGCACCGTCGCGCAGGTGGCGCTGGTGGTGTGGGGAGTGGCGCTGCTGCAACGGCACCGGCACGGCGTCGGCCCGCCCGTCCTCCTCGCGGACGACGCCGCGGTGGCGCTGGTCGGGCTGCTCCTGGCCGTCGCCGGGCTGCTGATCGTCGCGCACCGCTCCGGCCGGGCGGTGGGGTGGCTGCTGCTGGCCAGCGGGCCGCTCCTCGTCGTCGCCCGCGTGGCGGCGGTCGCGGTCGCGGCACGTCCTGGATCCGCCGTCACGGCCCTGGCCGTGCTGCTGGTCAGGATCCCCGTGATGACCCTGGTCACCGTGGTGATCGCGATGTTGCCGATGCTGTTCCCCTCCGGCCGGCTGCCCCGGCGCGCCCTGCGCTGGTATGGGGCGGCCGTCGCGGTCTGGGGGGCCCTGCGCGCCTACCTCGACCTCGCCCGCCATCCCGAGCCGTTCGGCGTCCCCAACCCGCTGGTCCCCGGCGCGACCGGCGGGACGGTGCGGGAGCTGTCGGCCGCGCTGGACTTCCCGATCGCGATGACCGGGCCGCTGCTGCTGGCCGTCACGCTTGCGGTGATGGTCCCGCGCTGGCGGCGCGGCGGCGGGCCGCCCTGGTGGCAGACGGTCGCGTTCATCGTCCCGTTCGCCGTCTGGGTGACCGCCCTCACGCTCGACCGCTCGATGACGCTGGAGGGATGGCCGCGGCTGGGGCTGCTCGGCGGCAGCGCGCTGGGCTGGGCGGTGGCCCTCGCCTGCGTCTTCACCCGCGACCGGATCTGGGTGATCGACCGGCCCACACGCCGCCTGCTGACCGCGTTCGTGCTGGTCACCGGGGTCATCCTGGTCTATGGCGCGGTGATCGCGGTGGTCACGGCCGCCCGGTGGGACGGCCGCGGCACCGCGGTCGTGCTGCCGGCCTGCCTGATCTTCGCCGCCGGCGCGGCGCTGCGTCCGACCGCCCGCTGGTGCGCCCGGGCGGTCGACCGCCTCTACTACGGCGAACGCTCCCGCCCCTACCAGCTCGCGCGCGACCTCGCCGAACGCCTCAGCCGGACCGTCCGTCCCCAGGACGCGCCGGCGCTGCTGTGCGCGACCGCCGTCGACGACCTCCGCCTGCCCGGCGCCCGCCTGGTCGTCCCCACGCAGGGAGGGGCCCGCGAACTGGCCGCCGCCGGCCGCCCCGCCGACCCGGCCCGGCACGACGGCGGCAAGGGCCCCGAGGAGGAGTTCGAGCTGGCCTACGACGGCGCGGTCATCGGGCACCTGCGGGTCCGGCCCCGCGACGCCGGTGCCCTGGACGGCCAAGACCGCGAGGTCCTGCGGTTCCTCGCGGACCAGGCCGCCCCCGCCGTGGCGTCCCTGCGCCTGTACGAGGACCTGCGCGCGGGCCGCGAGCAGCTCCTCACCGCCCGGGAGACCGAACGGTGGCGGCTGCGCCGCGACATCCACGACGGCATCGGCCCCGCCCTTTCCGCGCTGCGCCTGCGCATCGACACCGCGCGGGCCGCCGTCCCCGACGGTTCCGGCGCCTCGGCGTCCCTGGGCCAGATCTCCGGCCACGTCGCCGACCTGATCGACGAGGTCCGCCGCATCTCCGCGGGGCTGGTCCCCGGCGCGCTCGCCGACGTCGGCCTCGGCCCCGCCGTCCGCGGCCTGGCCGAACGGCTCGCCGGGACGAGCACGCGGATCGACGTCCGCCTCCGCCCCGACCCGCTGCCGCCCCTGCCCGCCGCCCTCGAAACGGCCGCCTACCGCATCGCCGCCGAGGCCATCACCAACCTCGTCCGCCACGCGCGGGCCCGCCACGCCCTGGTCACGCTGTCCGCGGACGGCTCCGCCGTCAGGGTGGGGGTCCGCGACGACGGCATCGGCATCACCCCGCACCGCCCGTCCACCGGCGTCGGCCTCCAGTCCATGGCCGAACGCGCAGCGGAACTCGGCGGCACCTTCGACATCTCCAGCGGCGCCCGTGGCACCATCGTCCGAGCCCGCCTCCCCTGGACGGCCCCAGACCCGGCCCCGTAAGGAACCGAAGTCGCACCGATCCGGGGGTGGTCGGTGTGCGAATGCTCTGTAGGCGGACTGTTCCGGCCGTTCGGTGAACGGGGCGGGACGTCCGTGGCGGCGGCGTGCCCGGCCTCGCAGCGGGCGGTCCGGCCGGGGCTCTCGCTGACCGGCGGGCCGTGTCGTCGACGATCGGACCTGATGACACACCGTCCTTTTGGGGTGCACCATGCTCGCTCTCGCTCGCGCGGAACCGGCCGTCTCGATGTACTGGCGGCGGGAGTTCCGCGGCACGGCCGACCGGATCCGGCTCGTCCGGGCGTTCGCCGCGCAACTGCTGGTCGACTTCCCGGTCCTGGACGACGTGCTGCTCGTGCTGGACGAGCTGGCCGTCAACGCGATCCGCCACACGCGGTCGGGGCAGGAGGGCGGCCGGTTCACCGTGGACGTGAGCATGGACGTCGCCGGTGTCATCGTCTACGTCGCCGACCAGGGCGGGCCGGGGGAGCCGCGGCTGCGGAGCGTCTTCGACCTCGCCGAAGGGGGGCGCGGGCTGCTGACCGTGGACGCGCTCGCCGCCACCTGGTCGTGGACCGGCGACGCGCGCGGGCGTGTCGTCCGCGCCACGTTCCCCGCGCACCGCGCCGCGCCCCTCTAC carries:
- a CDS encoding GAF domain-containing sensor histidine kinase, with amino-acid sequence MSLLVPDRTERGLPNRELLAAAATCTVAQVALVVWGVALLQRHRHGVGPPVLLADDAAVALVGLLLAVAGLLIVAHRSGRAVGWLLLASGPLLVVARVAAVAVAARPGSAVTALAVLLVRIPVMTLVTVVIAMLPMLFPSGRLPRRALRWYGAAVAVWGALRAYLDLARHPEPFGVPNPLVPGATGGTVRELSAALDFPIAMTGPLLLAVTLAVMVPRWRRGGGPPWWQTVAFIVPFAVWVTALTLDRSMTLEGWPRLGLLGGSALGWAVALACVFTRDRIWVIDRPTRRLLTAFVLVTGVILVYGAVIAVVTAARWDGRGTAVVLPACLIFAAGAALRPTARWCARAVDRLYYGERSRPYQLARDLAERLSRTVRPQDAPALLCATAVDDLRLPGARLVVPTQGGARELAAAGRPADPARHDGGKGPEEEFELAYDGAVIGHLRVRPRDAGALDGQDREVLRFLADQAAPAVASLRLYEDLRAGREQLLTARETERWRLRRDIHDGIGPALSALRLRIDTARAAVPDGSGASASLGQISGHVADLIDEVRRISAGLVPGALADVGLGPAVRGLAERLAGTSTRIDVRLRPDPLPPLPAALETAAYRIAAEAITNLVRHARARHALVTLSADGSAVRVGVRDDGIGITPHRPSTGVGLQSMAERAAELGGTFDISSGARGTIVRARLPWTAPDPAP
- a CDS encoding ABC transporter substrate-binding protein, translating into MKNIIRGAALGLVAVLALSGCGGGDDGGDGNPLSGGGEKGTITVGGANFPESGLIGELYAQALEAKGLKVQRKFNIGAREIYYDQVVKGGISVMPEYNGALLTTSVDKSSTAATTEEINAALKAKLPPSVEILDSAKAEDKDSVTVNPQTASKYKLKSIADLKPVAGQLIIAGPSEFKTRQQGLVGLKAKYGLEFKKFQPFDAGAQATLVKLLTEDKVQAADLFTTDPTIQQKKLVVLEDPQNVFSAQNVTPLVNKTAVNTEARTALNAVSAKLTTQDLLDMMKRVAIDKDDQETVAKDWLKKSGLA
- a CDS encoding ABC transporter permease, which gives rise to MDIDWGWIGDHTDTLTDHALVHLRLALLPVLFGLLISLPLGILCRRWGWLYPPLLTASNVFYAIPSLALFMIFIQYTGLEAATVMIPLTLYSLSVLIPNVVDGLASVSEPVRQAATAMGFGTLRRLLRVELPIAVPIVIAGVRVAAVSSISLVAVGQLIGQGGLGYDIIRGYQLQFQTQIIAASVLIVALALVTDAILVTVQRLLTPWARARGRAS
- a CDS encoding ATP-binding protein: MLALARAEPAVSMYWRREFRGTADRIRLVRAFAAQLLVDFPVLDDVLLVLDELAVNAIRHTRSGQEGGRFTVDVSMDVAGVIVYVADQGGPGEPRLRSVFDLAEGGRGLLTVDALAATWSWTGDARGRVVRATFPAHRAAPLY
- a CDS encoding ABC transporter permease — translated: MNDLWNQIDLSWTWLTASSQWHGEDGIPHRLLQHLYYSGVALLFAALIGLALGLLVGHTGRGGFLAISVANIARAIPTFGLVLFIVVIEYSITPVLIALVALAVPPILVNTFEGLRGVDPDAKDAARGVGMSEWEVLWRAEVPMALPLILLGLRTSAIQVVATATIAAYPGFGGLGRYIIDGLARNDYQLVVGGTVLVVLLAVLVQLIFAALRRLVVSPGLLGSARSS
- a CDS encoding response regulator, coding for MDAEPTVRVLIVDDHPLFRSGLRAALDSSDDIRVVAEADTAAEVPDAVELHRPDVVLMDIMLPGASGIEATRTLAERAPGVPVLILTMCDDDSLLHALRAGARGFLLKGAGRDTVLHAVRTVATGGAAFGPHIAERIGALLSGLGPAGAPQVLPMLTAREREVLDLVARGHNNHRIARELVVAEKTVRNHIGHIFDKLQVDCRAQAVARARDAGLGTD